In Desulfofundulus kuznetsovii DSM 6115, the following are encoded in one genomic region:
- a CDS encoding replicative DNA helicase, which yields MSEKKPPQNIDAEQSVLGALFLDREAIPRVARLLKPEDFYLEAHRKIYEAILALDEAGEPVDLLTVTNYLQEKKLLELIGGVTYVASLVNVVPTAANVEYYARIVEEKAILRQLIEVAERIAGLGYEGSEDVERLMDEAERMILELAARRSTGLFVSIKEILQQIFEYIEERYRNKGTISGIASGFTDLDRLLCGFQPGDLIIIAGRPAMGKTSLGLTIAHQVALQHQVPVAVFSLEMSRAQLVQRMLCAEAMVDQQKVRSGYLSTEDWARLTKAAARLAKAPLYIDDTAILSPRQLRAKARRLQAEKGLGLILVDYLQLMQGSRRAENRQQEIAEISRSLKGVAKDLNVPVLALAQLSRSVEQRQDKRPIMSDLRESGCLAGETLVQLASGHRVPIKDLVREKQPIKVMALNEITWKLEPAAVSKVWCTGVKPIFRLCTQLGREVRATANHKFRTLEGWKCLGELQSGEFIALPRSLEGLSVADPSMSASEAALLGHLLGDGCTLPRHAIQYTTKDRQLAEIVVDLINDLFKEKVFPRVERQRDWWQVFLASTTQLTHGTRNPVAQWMDSLGVWGYRSYEKRVPKKLFAQPPEIIAHFLRHLWVTDGTLGVFGRKKPRAIISYATSSKQMALDIQHLLTRFGIVARVNRVPQPGKGRDQWHVVISGKPDIMCFIQQIGCLEAKKSRLQEILDFYSERDHITNKDVIPATVWYSIVEPARQLIGLSQRAMQAALGVQYCGSTLYKSNLSRTRAFRVGQIVQSEPLIRLSQSDVFWDRVVSIEPDGIEEVYDLEVPGHHNFVAADIIVHNSLEQDADVVMFIYRDEYYRPDTEKRGIAEIIVAKQRNGPTGLVELAFLKEFTRFMNLAKEEVPGGPE from the coding sequence GTGAGTGAAAAAAAACCGCCGCAAAACATAGATGCGGAACAATCAGTGCTGGGGGCGCTGTTTCTGGACCGGGAAGCCATACCCCGGGTGGCCCGGTTGCTCAAGCCCGAGGATTTTTACCTGGAGGCTCACCGGAAAATATATGAGGCCATTCTCGCCCTGGATGAAGCGGGCGAGCCGGTGGACCTGCTTACCGTGACCAACTACCTGCAGGAGAAAAAGCTCCTGGAACTCATCGGCGGGGTTACCTATGTGGCCTCCCTGGTCAACGTCGTGCCCACCGCGGCCAATGTTGAGTATTATGCCCGCATTGTCGAGGAAAAGGCCATCCTGCGCCAGTTGATAGAAGTGGCCGAGAGAATCGCGGGTCTGGGCTATGAGGGCAGCGAAGATGTGGAACGGCTCATGGACGAGGCTGAAAGAATGATCCTGGAACTGGCGGCCCGCCGTTCCACCGGCCTGTTTGTTTCCATAAAAGAAATACTGCAGCAAATTTTCGAGTACATCGAAGAGCGTTACCGCAACAAGGGAACGATCAGCGGCATCGCCAGTGGGTTTACCGACCTGGACCGGTTGCTCTGCGGCTTCCAGCCCGGGGACCTGATCATCATAGCCGGCCGGCCGGCCATGGGCAAAACCAGCCTGGGCCTCACCATCGCCCACCAGGTGGCCCTGCAGCACCAGGTACCGGTGGCCGTCTTTAGCCTGGAGATGTCCCGGGCCCAGCTGGTGCAGCGGATGCTTTGTGCCGAGGCCATGGTGGACCAGCAAAAGGTGCGCAGCGGCTATTTGTCCACGGAGGACTGGGCACGCCTTACCAAGGCGGCGGCCCGCCTGGCCAAAGCCCCCCTGTACATAGACGACACAGCCATCCTTTCACCCCGCCAGCTGCGGGCCAAAGCCCGCCGGCTGCAGGCAGAAAAGGGCCTGGGGCTGATCCTGGTTGACTACCTGCAGTTGATGCAGGGCAGCCGCCGGGCGGAAAACCGCCAGCAGGAGATCGCGGAAATCTCCCGCTCCTTGAAAGGGGTAGCCAAGGACCTGAACGTGCCCGTACTGGCCCTGGCCCAGCTCAGCCGGTCGGTGGAGCAGCGGCAGGACAAAAGGCCGATCATGTCCGATTTGCGGGAAAGTGGCTGCCTGGCCGGTGAAACACTGGTGCAATTAGCCAGTGGACACCGGGTTCCAATCAAGGATTTAGTTCGGGAGAAGCAGCCTATAAAGGTTATGGCACTTAATGAAATAACATGGAAATTAGAGCCTGCCGCGGTTAGCAAGGTGTGGTGTACAGGGGTGAAACCTATATTTCGACTTTGTACCCAGCTGGGTCGCGAAGTGCGCGCTACGGCAAACCACAAATTCCGCACTTTAGAAGGATGGAAATGCTTAGGTGAGCTACAGTCAGGAGAGTTCATTGCATTACCCAGGTCGCTGGAAGGCTTGTCAGTAGCCGATCCCTCCATGAGCGCTTCTGAAGCCGCGCTCCTCGGCCACTTGCTTGGGGACGGGTGTACACTGCCTCGCCATGCAATACAATATACAACTAAGGACCGCCAATTAGCAGAAATTGTTGTGGACTTAATTAATGATTTATTTAAAGAAAAGGTATTTCCGCGTGTAGAGAGGCAGCGTGATTGGTGGCAGGTTTTTTTAGCTTCTACTACTCAACTAACCCATGGAACGCGGAACCCGGTGGCGCAATGGATGGATAGCCTGGGAGTTTGGGGTTACCGATCCTATGAAAAACGGGTTCCGAAGAAATTATTCGCGCAGCCACCAGAGATCATCGCCCACTTCCTTCGACATTTATGGGTTACTGATGGTACGCTTGGGGTATTTGGTCGTAAGAAACCACGCGCTATTATTTCTTATGCTACTAGCAGCAAGCAAATGGCGCTAGATATTCAGCACCTGCTTACGCGCTTTGGGATAGTGGCAAGAGTAAACCGAGTACCCCAACCGGGCAAAGGACGTGACCAATGGCATGTAGTAATCAGTGGAAAACCTGATATTATGTGTTTTATACAACAAATAGGATGTTTAGAAGCCAAGAAATCACGCCTTCAAGAGATTTTGGATTTCTATTCCGAGCGAGACCACATTACGAATAAGGACGTTATTCCGGCAACAGTATGGTACTCCATAGTCGAGCCCGCGCGACAGTTAATTGGACTTAGTCAAAGAGCAATGCAGGCCGCGCTGGGGGTTCAGTACTGCGGTTCAACTCTTTACAAGAGTAATCTCAGCCGAACCCGTGCCTTCCGAGTGGGCCAGATTGTTCAGAGCGAGCCTCTAATACGTCTTAGCCAAAGTGATGTTTTCTGGGATCGAGTGGTAAGCATTGAGCCCGATGGTATTGAAGAGGTATATGACCTTGAGGTTCCAGGGCACCACAATTTTGTTGCGGCCGATATCATAGTGCATAATT
- the lonC gene encoding Lon family ATP-dependent protease, producing the protein MKVFLHKFKGSREEPGTRLKGVEQLRRQVNALYGLVANIYGSDKLVLRAGKLNVLHLMRSEHLEDRVLALQKLVFEDPTLDAVPDIEEVPAILEQIEEEIADILARRTVEDELEKKVSEKLQQRHEEYVKEIKMQVLKENTGPENAQTLKKLAVLEKLEQKKLARSAMEVLRPGNFSELVGQERAVKALLAKLASPFPQHIILYGPPGVGKTTAARLALEAAKNITGSPFAKDAPFVEVNGTALRWDPREVTNPLLGSVHDPIYQGARRDLADSGVPEPKLGLVTEAHGGVLFIDEIGEMDPVLQTKLLKVLEDKRVFFDSPYYDPHDPAVPRYVRKLFEEGAPADFILIGATTREPEEINPAIRSRCAEVYFEPLTPQDIERIIRQAAEKLGVRMDEQVPGVISQYTIEGRKAIGILADAYGLACYRGGGEVGEEGITLQDVHEVIQASRLSPYVLRKASPEMEVGKVFGLGVVGFVGSVLEIEAVAFPARNQGQGTIRFNDTAGSMARDSVFNAASVMRKITGEDLASYDVHINVIGGGRIDGPSAGAAIFLAILSAIQERPIPQDVAITGELSIQGRIRGVGGIVEKIYGARQAGMRRVIIPAENTSDVPAGLQGVEVIPVATVEEMLQHIFTR; encoded by the coding sequence ATGAAAGTTTTTTTGCACAAATTCAAAGGCAGCAGGGAAGAACCCGGTACCAGGCTCAAGGGAGTGGAACAACTTCGCCGCCAGGTAAACGCCCTCTATGGCCTGGTGGCCAACATCTATGGTTCGGATAAACTGGTTTTGCGGGCCGGGAAACTGAATGTTCTGCATTTAATGCGCTCTGAGCACCTGGAAGACAGGGTTCTGGCCCTTCAGAAGCTGGTGTTTGAAGATCCCACCCTGGATGCCGTGCCCGACATTGAGGAGGTTCCGGCCATTTTGGAGCAGATCGAAGAGGAGATTGCCGATATCCTGGCCCGGCGCACGGTGGAAGATGAACTGGAGAAAAAAGTCAGTGAAAAGTTGCAGCAACGGCACGAAGAGTATGTAAAAGAAATTAAAATGCAGGTGCTCAAGGAAAATACCGGCCCGGAAAATGCCCAGACCTTGAAGAAACTGGCTGTTCTGGAAAAGCTGGAGCAAAAGAAACTGGCCCGCTCGGCCATGGAAGTGCTCCGCCCGGGGAATTTTTCAGAACTGGTGGGCCAGGAAAGAGCCGTGAAGGCGCTGCTGGCCAAACTGGCCTCCCCCTTTCCCCAGCACATCATTTTGTACGGGCCGCCCGGGGTGGGTAAAACTACCGCTGCCCGGCTGGCTCTGGAAGCGGCCAAGAACATCACCGGCTCCCCTTTTGCCAAGGATGCTCCTTTTGTGGAGGTAAACGGCACCGCCCTGCGGTGGGATCCCCGGGAGGTAACCAACCCTCTTTTAGGTTCGGTCCACGACCCCATTTACCAGGGGGCGCGGCGGGATTTAGCCGACAGCGGCGTGCCCGAGCCCAAGCTGGGCCTGGTTACTGAGGCCCACGGGGGTGTCCTTTTCATTGATGAAATTGGCGAAATGGACCCCGTGCTGCAGACCAAGCTGCTGAAGGTGCTGGAGGATAAAAGGGTCTTTTTTGACTCCCCCTATTACGATCCCCATGATCCCGCGGTTCCCCGCTATGTGCGCAAGCTATTTGAAGAAGGGGCGCCGGCTGATTTCATTTTAATCGGGGCCACCACCCGGGAACCGGAGGAAATTAACCCGGCCATCCGCTCCCGCTGTGCGGAGGTTTATTTTGAACCCCTGACGCCGCAGGACATCGAGCGCATCATCAGGCAGGCGGCGGAAAAACTGGGGGTGCGGATGGACGAGCAGGTTCCCGGGGTGATTAGCCAGTACACCATTGAGGGGCGAAAGGCCATCGGTATCCTGGCCGACGCCTACGGCCTGGCCTGCTACCGGGGCGGGGGAGAAGTGGGGGAAGAAGGCATTACCTTGCAGGATGTCCATGAGGTAATTCAGGCCAGCCGCCTGAGCCCATACGTCCTGCGCAAGGCCTCTCCGGAGATGGAGGTAGGCAAGGTTTTCGGCCTGGGGGTAGTGGGCTTTGTGGGCTCCGTACTGGAAATTGAAGCAGTGGCCTTCCCGGCCCGCAACCAGGGTCAGGGTACCATCCGTTTTAACGATACGGCGGGCAGCATGGCCCGGGACTCCGTTTTCAACGCCGCTTCAGTGATGCGCAAAATTACCGGCGAGGACCTGGCCAGCTACGACGTGCACATTAACGTGATCGGGGGAGGGCGCATTGACGGCCCCTCGGCCGGGGCGGCCATCTTCCTGGCCATTTTAAGTGCCATCCAGGAAAGGCCCATTCCCCAGGACGTGGCCATTACCGGGGAGCTATCCATTCAGGGGCGCATCAGGGGCGTGGGCGGCATCGTGGAAAAAATTTACGGTGCCCGCCAGGCGGGCATGCGCCGGGTGATCATCCCCGCGGAAAACACAAGCGACGTCCCGGCCGGCCTGCAGGGGGTAGAAGTCATTCCCGTGGCCACGGTGGAGGAAATGCTGCAGCATATTTTCACCAGATAG
- the rplI gene encoding 50S ribosomal protein L9 encodes MKVILLEDVKNLGTRGTVVNVSDGYARNFLIPRRLAVEASPGRMKELAQQKAVEAKKREEAEARARDLAARLDGLTVQVKAKVGEGGRLFGAVSSKDIAEALERQHQIAVDKKKILLKEPIKQLGEQTLVVKLHPNVQAQVKVAVVPAE; translated from the coding sequence GTGAAGGTAATTTTACTGGAAGACGTGAAGAATCTCGGAACCAGGGGTACCGTTGTGAATGTGAGCGACGGCTACGCCAGAAATTTTCTCATACCCCGGCGTCTTGCGGTGGAGGCCTCTCCGGGGAGAATGAAGGAGCTGGCACAGCAGAAGGCTGTGGAGGCGAAGAAGCGGGAAGAGGCCGAGGCACGGGCCAGGGACCTGGCCGCCCGGTTGGATGGGCTCACCGTACAGGTAAAGGCGAAGGTCGGCGAGGGCGGCCGGTTGTTTGGCGCGGTAAGCAGCAAGGACATCGCCGAGGCCCTGGAACGGCAGCACCAGATTGCCGTAGACAAGAAAAAGATCCTGCTCAAGGAACCCATCAAACAGCTGGGTGAACAAACTCTTGTGGTTAAACTTCACCCCAACGTACAGGCACAGGTCAAGGTAGCAGTAGTTCCCGCAGAGTAA
- a CDS encoding YybS family protein encodes MGSRLHHDALVEGAFLAGLTVVIALLGLFMPPLFLLSNLITPLPLAVLVRRHDLKTGAVALMVAAALLFVLYGRPVTVLMLVIQLGPLGLLLGLLFKNHVRAGLAVAAAAVVAAGLTLVTLVLGFWITGINPLAIGPQMHQGAEHLLEWYRQQGFIEPGMEEELRRILQEMMQLAALLLPANLVIWSLVSTFITYYLGQVVFRRLGYVVTPLPPFKQWQFPWYLVWILILGLAFLMGGDALEKQFISAIGKNLLYTGAFLYLVLGLAVVSFYFARWQLSGTVKILLAVALLLYWPFAVLMLITLGLVDSLVNIRHSAHHREKGGDDK; translated from the coding sequence TTGGGTTCCCGGTTGCACCATGATGCCCTGGTGGAGGGGGCGTTTTTGGCCGGCCTGACGGTGGTCATCGCCCTTCTCGGTCTCTTTATGCCACCGCTGTTTCTTTTAAGCAACCTCATCACCCCCTTGCCCCTGGCCGTGCTTGTGCGGAGGCATGATCTCAAAACCGGTGCCGTAGCCCTGATGGTGGCAGCGGCGCTTTTATTCGTGCTTTACGGGCGGCCGGTTACCGTGCTGATGCTGGTCATCCAGCTGGGCCCGCTGGGCCTTTTACTGGGGCTGCTTTTTAAAAACCATGTGCGGGCCGGCCTTGCGGTAGCGGCAGCCGCCGTGGTTGCGGCCGGGCTGACCCTGGTAACCCTGGTTCTGGGTTTTTGGATTACCGGCATCAATCCCCTGGCCATCGGGCCCCAGATGCACCAGGGCGCAGAACATCTCCTCGAGTGGTACCGCCAGCAGGGCTTTATCGAGCCGGGGATGGAAGAGGAACTGCGCCGCATCCTCCAGGAAATGATGCAGCTGGCCGCTCTTTTGCTGCCGGCCAACCTGGTCATCTGGTCACTGGTTTCCACCTTCATCACCTATTACCTGGGGCAGGTGGTTTTCCGGCGCCTGGGATACGTGGTCACGCCCCTGCCTCCTTTCAAGCAATGGCAATTTCCCTGGTACCTTGTGTGGATCCTGATCCTGGGGCTGGCCTTTTTAATGGGGGGTGATGCCCTGGAGAAGCAATTTATTTCCGCTATTGGAAAGAACCTTTTATACACCGGGGCTTTTCTTTACCTTGTCCTGGGGTTGGCTGTGGTCAGCTTTTATTTTGCCCGCTGGCAGCTCTCCGGGACGGTAAAAATCCTGCTGGCCGTGGCCCTGCTGCTGTACTGGCCCTTTGCAGTCCTCATGCTGATCACCCTGGGTCTGGTGGATTCCCTTGTAAATATCAGGCACTCAGCGCATCACCGCGAAAAGGGAGGCGATGATAAGTGA
- a CDS encoding MazG-like family protein: MFGPHHHQDTDIAKNIRVIEWLKADLLASLSALFKAMLRGNEERLMDAFSSIIITCYVLGRRLGISFTRMDLKLESKLRQGIEEGHEMERWYGDLSALLAHLVEKKR; the protein is encoded by the coding sequence ATGTTCGGACCCCATCACCATCAGGATACGGATATCGCCAAAAACATACGGGTAATTGAGTGGTTGAAGGCAGATTTGCTGGCTTCCCTCTCTGCTCTGTTTAAAGCCATGCTGCGGGGTAATGAAGAACGGCTCATGGATGCCTTTAGCAGCATTATTATTACCTGTTACGTACTGGGGCGCCGGCTGGGGATTAGCTTTACCCGGATGGATCTCAAGCTGGAGTCCAAACTGCGCCAGGGTATCGAAGAGGGACACGAAATGGAACGGTGGTACGGAGATCTATCTGCCCTGCTGGCCCACCTGGTGGAAAAAAAGAGGTGA
- the rpsR gene encoding 30S ribosomal protein S18, translating into MAKRERGRRGKKRICNFCVDKIDIIDYKDVPRLKKYITERGKILPRRISGNCARHQRMLTVAIKRARNIALLPFTAE; encoded by the coding sequence TTGGCCAAAAGGGAAAGGGGACGCCGGGGCAAGAAACGAATCTGCAACTTCTGTGTAGATAAAATAGACATTATCGATTATAAAGACGTACCCCGGCTGAAAAAATACATTACCGAGCGGGGTAAGATTTTACCCCGGCGCATATCCGGGAACTGCGCCCGGCACCAGCGGATGCTGACCGTGGCCATTAAAAGGGCGCGGAACATAGCCCTCCTGCCTTTTACAGCCGAGTAA
- a CDS encoding single-stranded DNA-binding protein, with protein sequence MLNKIILIGRLVKEPELRYTPNGVAVARFTIAVDRPFANRQGEREADFIDIVVWQKQAEVCAQYLGKGRLVAVEGRLQIRSYDDSQGIRRKAAEVVADQVRFLDRPREGQAAAGAGGHDFGLAESGYSEVNFSEDDIPF encoded by the coding sequence ATGCTCAATAAGATCATTCTAATCGGGCGCCTGGTTAAGGAACCCGAACTGCGGTACACGCCCAACGGTGTGGCGGTGGCCAGATTTACCATAGCGGTGGACCGTCCCTTTGCCAACCGGCAGGGGGAGCGGGAGGCTGATTTTATTGACATCGTGGTCTGGCAGAAGCAGGCGGAAGTTTGTGCGCAGTACCTGGGTAAAGGTCGGTTGGTGGCCGTAGAAGGCCGCCTGCAGATCCGCTCCTACGATGACAGCCAGGGGATACGGCGCAAGGCGGCCGAAGTAGTGGCCGATCAGGTACGCTTCCTGGACCGGCCCCGGGAGGGTCAGGCCGCTGCGGGCGCCGGGGGCCATGATTTTGGTTTGGCTGAGAGCGGATACAGTGAGGTTAATTTCAGCGAGGACGATATACCCTTCTAG
- the rpsF gene encoding 30S ribosomal protein S6 translates to MRSYECVFILRPELDEERAGEVAEKFKSLVENHGGEVTKLEKWGKRRLAYEIAHTREGLYMIMHFNAAPEVAQELDRVLKITEDVLRHIIVRQAA, encoded by the coding sequence GTGCGCAGCTATGAATGTGTTTTCATTCTGCGCCCGGAACTCGATGAGGAAAGGGCCGGCGAGGTGGCGGAAAAGTTCAAGTCCCTCGTGGAAAACCACGGCGGGGAAGTCACCAAGCTGGAGAAATGGGGCAAGCGTCGCCTGGCCTACGAAATTGCCCATACCCGGGAAGGCCTGTACATGATCATGCATTTCAATGCCGCTCCGGAAGTGGCCCAGGAGCTGGACCGGGTGCTGAAGATCACGGAAGACGTGCTGCGTCACATCATTGTGCGCCAGGCGGCTTAA
- a CDS encoding DUF951 domain-containing protein encodes MIRYQVGDVVRTRKPHPCGGDQWEVMRTGIDFRIRCLTCGRVVMIPRPKFEKSVRAVVRSGGDDNQTGK; translated from the coding sequence GTGATCAGGTATCAGGTTGGTGATGTGGTAAGAACGCGCAAGCCCCATCCCTGTGGGGGTGACCAATGGGAAGTGATGCGCACCGGGATTGATTTTCGCATCAGGTGTTTAACCTGCGGCCGGGTGGTCATGATTCCCCGGCCCAAGTTTGAAAAAAGCGTGCGGGCAGTTGTGCGCTCGGGCGGGGATGATAATCAAACAGGCAAATGA
- a CDS encoding mechanosensitive ion channel family protein, with translation MEGIWESALRQVAVAQLMAVDWSKVFGTGIKILLILVLAFIVMRLGDAAVERFFNNWNKLGPVDGRRAQTLRTLLKSGLRYTIYFIVMVTILNLFGVRVEAILAGAGVVGLAVGFGAQNLVRDVITGFFLLLEDQFAVGDYITASGVSGTVEEMGLRVTRLRDFGGELHIIPNGQITQVTNHSRGNMRALVEVGVAYEENLDRVTAVLQQVCEQTARDMAGIIAEGPHVLGVVNFGQSDVVIRIIAYTKPMQQWYVERELRRRIKEAFDREGIEIPYPRRVVLSMSGGARSDQVSGW, from the coding sequence ATGGAGGGCATTTGGGAATCTGCGTTAAGGCAGGTGGCCGTGGCCCAGCTGATGGCCGTCGATTGGAGCAAAGTATTCGGTACGGGAATAAAGATTCTGCTCATCCTCGTGCTGGCTTTTATAGTCATGCGCCTGGGCGACGCGGCGGTAGAACGTTTTTTCAACAACTGGAACAAGCTTGGCCCGGTTGACGGCAGGCGGGCGCAGACTCTGCGCACCCTGCTGAAAAGCGGGTTGCGTTACACCATCTACTTTATCGTCATGGTCACCATCCTCAACTTATTTGGGGTACGGGTGGAAGCCATCCTGGCCGGGGCCGGCGTGGTGGGCCTGGCGGTGGGTTTTGGTGCCCAAAACCTTGTCCGCGACGTGATTACGGGCTTTTTTCTTTTGCTGGAGGACCAGTTTGCCGTGGGCGACTACATTACCGCATCCGGGGTAAGCGGCACGGTGGAAGAGATGGGGCTGCGGGTGACCCGCCTGCGGGATTTCGGTGGGGAACTGCACATCATCCCCAACGGCCAGATTACCCAGGTAACCAATCACAGCCGGGGCAATATGCGGGCCCTGGTGGAAGTGGGCGTTGCTTACGAGGAAAACCTGGACCGCGTTACGGCTGTGCTGCAACAGGTCTGCGAGCAGACCGCCCGGGACATGGCCGGTATCATAGCCGAAGGCCCCCACGTGCTGGGGGTGGTAAATTTCGGTCAATCGGATGTGGTGATCAGGATCATTGCTTACACCAAACCCATGCAGCAATGGTATGTGGAGCGGGAGCTGCGGCGCCGGATCAAAGAAGCCTTTGACCGGGAAGGCATCGAAATACCCTATCCCAGGCGGGTGGTGCTGAGCATGAGCGGAGGTGCAAGGAGTGATCAGGTATCAGGTTGGTGA
- a CDS encoding aminopeptidase gives MTQNMGNQTGTTPVWAKLNGPEQEAVMNLAEEYRQFISAAKTERETIDLAVATAGDKGFVPLEQRSALQPGDRVFATWRGKCMAMAVIGSEPLEKGVNVVAAHGDSPRLDLKPRPLYEEADLALFKTHYYGGIKKYHWVGIPLALHGVVVKEDGQVLKLVIGERATDPVFTIADLLPHLAREQMEKKMGEGISGEGLSLLAGGFPVDDREVKEKIKQTLLDYLNREYGLQEEDFISAEIEAVPAWPARDVGLDGSMIGAYGQDDRVSVFTTLKAIVDLPAPARTAVALFVDKEEIGSVGNTGMYSAFFTNFMAELAGRIVPRYNELVLRRILANSRALSADVNAGLDPNYPEVMDKLNAARLGHGVVLTKYTGSGGKKGASDAHAEFMSLVRRLFNRHGVAWQSGLLGKVDQGGGGTIAYLLAAHGMDVVDCGVPLLGMHSPFEVAHKVDIYMAYRGYRAFFEG, from the coding sequence ATGACCCAGAACATGGGGAATCAAACCGGCACCACGCCGGTTTGGGCAAAGCTGAATGGTCCGGAGCAGGAGGCAGTGATGAACCTGGCGGAAGAGTACCGGCAGTTCATCTCCGCGGCCAAGACGGAACGGGAAACCATAGACCTGGCAGTTGCAACCGCCGGGGATAAGGGATTTGTTCCGCTGGAACAAAGGAGCGCCCTGCAACCGGGGGATCGGGTCTTTGCCACCTGGCGGGGCAAGTGCATGGCCATGGCTGTAATAGGCAGCGAACCCCTGGAAAAGGGCGTGAACGTTGTGGCCGCCCACGGGGACAGCCCCCGCCTGGATTTAAAACCCCGGCCGCTTTACGAGGAGGCGGACCTGGCCCTGTTCAAAACCCACTATTACGGAGGAATTAAAAAATACCACTGGGTGGGCATTCCCCTGGCCCTGCACGGGGTGGTGGTAAAGGAAGACGGGCAGGTGCTTAAGCTGGTCATCGGGGAAAGGGCAACGGACCCCGTCTTCACCATAGCCGACCTGCTCCCCCACCTGGCCAGGGAGCAGATGGAGAAAAAAATGGGTGAAGGGATCAGCGGCGAGGGATTGAGCCTTCTGGCAGGAGGTTTTCCGGTAGACGACAGGGAAGTGAAGGAAAAAATTAAGCAGACCTTGCTCGATTACCTGAACCGGGAATACGGGTTGCAGGAAGAAGATTTTATCAGCGCGGAAATAGAGGCCGTGCCGGCCTGGCCAGCCCGGGACGTTGGTCTGGACGGAAGCATGATTGGGGCCTACGGCCAGGATGACCGGGTGAGCGTATTTACCACCTTGAAAGCCATAGTGGACTTGCCGGCCCCGGCGCGGACGGCGGTGGCTCTTTTCGTAGATAAAGAGGAAATTGGCAGTGTGGGCAACACCGGGATGTACTCGGCCTTTTTTACCAATTTTATGGCCGAGCTGGCCGGTCGGATTGTTCCCCGGTACAATGAACTGGTTCTGCGGCGGATCCTGGCCAACTCCCGGGCCCTTTCGGCCGATGTGAATGCCGGGCTTGATCCCAATTACCCCGAGGTGATGGATAAACTGAATGCCGCCCGGTTGGGGCACGGCGTGGTTTTGACCAAATACACTGGCTCCGGGGGTAAAAAGGGGGCCAGCGACGCCCACGCAGAGTTTATGAGCCTGGTACGCCGCCTGTTTAACCGGCATGGCGTGGCCTGGCAGAGCGGCCTTTTAGGAAAAGTAGATCAAGGGGGTGGCGGTACCATTGCCTATCTGCTGGCCGCACACGGCATGGATGTGGTGGACTGCGGGGTTCCCCTTTTGGGTATGCATTCCCCCTTTGAGGTGGCCCACAAGGTGGACATTTACATGGCTTACCGGGGATACCGGGCCTTCTTTGAGGGCTAG
- a CDS encoding CvpA family protein gives MNWLDLFLLWIIGWSTWRGMQTGLVAGLARLCGLLVGLVLAREFQAPLAAYIRRQWPLEQWLNSWIASPAVGLAPGPLSEWNRYLAQGLLEVLSFVVILLVVARLIGWLGQLLAGAARFSFLGPVDRAGGLVLGIVRGVVAAAILVAVIFAVKNAAGSWLPGEPMPWLARAVEGSRLTQLLHPVVEALQELVPVLVSRYTKNGT, from the coding sequence TTGAACTGGCTAGACTTATTCCTGCTGTGGATAATTGGCTGGTCCACCTGGAGGGGTATGCAAACGGGGCTGGTGGCCGGCCTTGCCCGGCTGTGCGGCCTGCTGGTGGGCCTGGTTCTGGCCAGGGAATTTCAAGCTCCCCTGGCGGCATATATCAGGCGGCAATGGCCCCTGGAGCAATGGCTTAATTCCTGGATTGCCTCCCCTGCCGTTGGTTTGGCTCCCGGGCCCCTGTCGGAATGGAACCGGTATCTGGCCCAAGGCCTGCTTGAAGTACTGTCATTTGTGGTCATTCTGCTGGTTGTGGCCCGCTTGATCGGATGGCTGGGACAACTACTGGCCGGGGCAGCCAGGTTCAGCTTTCTCGGCCCCGTGGACCGCGCCGGCGGACTGGTCCTGGGCATTGTCCGGGGAGTAGTGGCAGCGGCCATATTGGTGGCCGTGATCTTTGCCGTGAAGAATGCGGCCGGATCCTGGCTTCCCGGCGAGCCCATGCCCTGGCTTGCCCGGGCGGTGGAGGGTTCCCGCCTGACCCAATTGCTGCATCCCGTTGTTGAGGCGTTGCAAGAGCTCGTCCCTGTTCTCGTAAGTCGCTACACTAAAAACGGTACATGA